From the genome of Flavobacterium luteolum, one region includes:
- a CDS encoding VOC family protein: MNHNAKSIRPFIGSKNFEISRSFYRDLGFEEIVLESNFSVFKTGEIAFYLQDYYDKSWNENTMIFLEVDDVDRYYNELAALNLTEKYGVKLTPTRHLDWGSECFLHDPSGVLWHFGKFK, encoded by the coding sequence ATGAATCACAATGCTAAGTCAATACGTCCTTTTATTGGTTCCAAAAATTTTGAAATCTCAAGAAGCTTTTATCGTGATTTAGGATTTGAGGAAATAGTTTTAGAATCTAATTTCTCAGTTTTTAAAACGGGAGAAATCGCTTTTTATCTCCAAGATTATTACGATAAAAGCTGGAACGAAAATACTATGATTTTTCTCGAAGTTGATGATGTGGATCGTTATTATAATGAATTAGCAGCACTCAATTTGACTGAAAAATACGGTGTAAAACTAACCCCAACTCGTCATTTAGATTGGGGAAGCGAATGTTTCCTGCACGATCCTTCGGGAGTTTTATGGCATTTTGGAAAATTTAAATAA
- a CDS encoding cation:proton antiporter encodes MIEFFRHLLQEFELPLSNPVLIFSLILFIILLCPILLKKINIPGIIGLIISGVIIGPHGLNILAKNSAVDLFSTIGLLYIMFIAGLELDMNEFKANRNKSLLFGFFTFILPLSIGFPVCFYLLQYDFNASFLTASMFATHTLVAYPIVSKLGIAKNQAVAITVGGTILTDTAVLIILAVIMGSAQGNLNQAFWIKLTISLAIFSAIMFVVIPRIAKWFFKKLESEKHAHYIFVLSVVFFAAFLAEVAGVEPIIGAFVAGLALNPLIPHSSALMNRIEFMGNSLFIPFFLISVGMLVDVSVILSGPTALIVAGTLSVVAIFGKWIAAFFTQIVFKYTKTERQLIFGLSSAHAAATLAVILVGFKAKILDENILNGTIILILITCIVASFATEKAAKKIAICEEEFSHEDTGRDQILDEHILIPLAKTSAAASLLDFALLIKDKKSSNPITLLTIVPNNNQAEKNILKYRKAADKFVIQGSASEVKINTIARIDHNPASGIARTSKEIMSDIVIVGWPRKTGFIDKIFGENVDSIINNVDKSLFICRFQKNFIEEKRLVFVCPPFTERGVGFHLLLQKICRLSQELSIPIVVYAEYKTHESIQQIANNLKLNAKLGFKNVSDWEDFESISDEIKPTDLVVFNLSRKGSVSYQSIFDKLPQKFEKYFDSNNVILVYPQDDRKESAMDAYEDFTASPLAKGIEAIEQIGRGIGSILKKN; translated from the coding sequence ATGATAGAATTTTTCAGACATCTATTACAAGAATTCGAATTACCTTTAAGCAACCCTGTATTGATTTTTTCGTTAATACTTTTTATAATTCTGCTTTGTCCAATTTTACTTAAAAAGATTAACATTCCCGGAATTATTGGACTTATTATTTCAGGAGTTATTATCGGTCCGCACGGTTTAAATATCTTGGCAAAAAACTCTGCGGTTGATCTCTTTTCGACTATTGGTCTTTTATACATTATGTTTATTGCTGGACTAGAATTGGATATGAATGAGTTTAAAGCCAATCGAAATAAGAGTTTGCTTTTTGGTTTTTTTACGTTTATTCTGCCACTTTCCATAGGATTTCCAGTTTGTTTTTATTTGCTTCAATACGATTTTAATGCCAGTTTCTTAACAGCAAGTATGTTTGCGACCCACACTTTGGTTGCTTATCCGATTGTAAGTAAACTGGGAATTGCCAAAAACCAAGCGGTTGCCATTACAGTAGGAGGAACCATTTTGACCGATACTGCGGTTTTGATTATTCTAGCCGTGATTATGGGAAGCGCTCAGGGGAATTTAAATCAGGCATTTTGGATTAAACTAACAATTTCCTTAGCGATTTTCTCTGCTATTATGTTTGTGGTTATTCCGAGAATTGCTAAATGGTTTTTTAAGAAACTAGAAAGTGAGAAACACGCCCATTATATATTTGTACTTTCTGTCGTGTTCTTTGCTGCCTTTTTGGCCGAAGTAGCAGGAGTAGAGCCAATCATTGGAGCGTTCGTAGCAGGTCTGGCTTTAAATCCGTTAATTCCCCATTCATCTGCTCTGATGAATAGAATTGAATTTATGGGGAATTCGCTATTTATACCGTTTTTCTTGATTTCTGTTGGAATGCTAGTTGATGTCAGCGTTATTTTGAGCGGACCTACAGCTTTGATTGTGGCAGGAACTTTAAGTGTTGTAGCGATATTCGGAAAATGGATTGCTGCATTTTTTACTCAAATTGTTTTTAAATACACCAAAACCGAAAGACAGCTTATTTTCGGATTGAGCAGTGCACACGCTGCTGCTACTTTAGCTGTTATTTTGGTAGGTTTTAAAGCCAAAATTTTAGATGAAAATATTTTAAACGGAACTATTATCCTGATTCTGATTACTTGCATCGTAGCGTCGTTTGCGACTGAAAAAGCGGCTAAGAAAATTGCTATCTGCGAAGAAGAATTCTCGCATGAAGATACTGGAAGAGATCAAATTTTAGACGAACATATTCTGATTCCACTGGCCAAAACTTCTGCAGCAGCAAGTTTACTGGATTTTGCCCTTTTGATAAAAGATAAAAAATCATCTAACCCAATTACTTTATTAACAATTGTTCCTAACAATAATCAGGCAGAAAAGAACATTTTAAAATACAGAAAAGCGGCTGATAAATTTGTTATTCAAGGTTCAGCTTCAGAAGTTAAAATCAATACTATTGCCAGAATTGATCATAATCCTGCGAGTGGAATTGCGAGAACTTCTAAAGAAATCATGTCTGATATTGTGATTGTAGGCTGGCCAAGAAAAACAGGTTTTATTGATAAAATATTTGGAGAAAATGTCGATTCAATAATTAATAATGTTGATAAAAGTTTGTTTATCTGTAGATTCCAAAAGAATTTTATAGAAGAAAAAAGATTGGTTTTTGTCTGCCCTCCATTTACTGAAAGAGGCGTTGGTTTTCATTTACTGCTTCAGAAAATATGTCGTTTATCACAAGAATTAAGTATTCCAATTGTGGTTTATGCTGAATACAAAACGCATGAATCCATTCAGCAGATTGCGAATAATTTGAAATTAAACGCCAAATTAGGATTTAAAAATGTTTCTGACTGGGAAGATTTTGAAAGCATTTCAGACGAAATAAAACCAACAGATTTGGTAGTCTTTAATCTTTCTAGAAAAGGTTCTGTTTCGTATCAATCTATCTTTGATAAGTTGCCACAGAAATTCGAAAAATACTTCGATAGCAACAACGTAATACTGGTGTACCCGCAAGACGATCGCAAAGAAAGCGCAATGGATGCTTATGAAGATTTTACGGCATCGCCTCTAGCAAAAGGAATTGAGGCAATAGAACAGATTGGTCGAGGTATTGGAAGTATATTGAAAAAGAATTAA
- a CDS encoding L-serine ammonia-lyase, protein MEECISVFDMLKIGVGPSSSHTLGPWRAAERFLEELKDEAILDDITRVKVDLYGSLSLTGKGHATDLAVMLGLSGQDPEYIPVEDIAGIIKKIETTNEINLGNKKVIPFFFLQDIVFNKDFLPFHANGLKFTAYKSDDSEYESTFYSIGGGFVVKEERTNAKEKKAIKCAFPYPIQNAAELLNYTVTENKSISEIVYQNEISMRPEAEVHSELMRVWNTMLECMYIGCHSEGILPGGLHVRRRAFDMHQNLIGLSNYTDPQSWLEEIRKTEVKFRQILKWVSCFALAVNEVNASLGRVVTAPTNGSSGVIPAVLMYYMVIENHNAGEKEIKQFLMVAGEIGSIFKKGSTISAAMGGCQAEIGVSSSMAAAALCELMGGTPAQVLMAAEIAMEHHLGLTCDPIGGLVQIPCIERNTMGAIKAINAAELALETDSKNAKVPLDKVINTMWETAKDMNSKYKETSEGGLAIAVNMADC, encoded by the coding sequence ATGGAAGAATGTATCTCTGTTTTTGATATGCTTAAAATTGGCGTTGGCCCTTCAAGCTCACATACTTTAGGTCCTTGGCGTGCTGCCGAACGTTTTTTGGAAGAGCTCAAAGACGAAGCAATTTTAGACGATATTACAAGAGTAAAAGTCGACTTATATGGCTCACTTTCTTTAACTGGAAAAGGCCACGCAACAGATCTTGCCGTTATGCTCGGATTGAGCGGACAAGATCCTGAATATATCCCTGTTGAAGATATCGCAGGAATTATTAAAAAAATCGAAACCACAAACGAAATCAATTTGGGCAACAAAAAAGTGATTCCGTTCTTTTTTCTTCAAGACATTGTTTTCAACAAAGACTTTCTTCCGTTTCACGCAAACGGATTGAAATTTACAGCTTACAAGTCTGATGATTCAGAATACGAATCTACTTTTTATTCTATTGGTGGTGGATTTGTTGTAAAAGAAGAGCGTACAAATGCTAAAGAAAAAAAAGCCATAAAATGCGCCTTTCCTTACCCAATTCAAAACGCTGCTGAATTATTGAATTATACAGTTACAGAAAACAAATCAATTTCTGAAATTGTATATCAAAATGAAATTTCGATGCGTCCAGAAGCCGAAGTGCATTCCGAATTAATGCGTGTCTGGAACACCATGCTGGAGTGTATGTACATTGGCTGTCACTCTGAAGGTATTCTTCCTGGCGGACTTCATGTACGCAGAAGGGCTTTTGATATGCACCAAAATCTAATCGGATTATCCAATTATACCGACCCGCAAAGTTGGCTGGAAGAAATTAGAAAAACTGAAGTTAAATTTCGTCAAATTTTAAAATGGGTAAGCTGTTTTGCACTTGCCGTGAATGAAGTAAATGCATCTTTAGGACGTGTTGTAACTGCTCCAACTAACGGAAGTTCTGGTGTAATTCCTGCCGTTTTAATGTATTATATGGTAATTGAAAACCATAATGCAGGCGAAAAAGAAATCAAACAATTTTTGATGGTTGCAGGCGAAATTGGAAGTATCTTCAAGAAAGGATCCACTATTTCTGCTGCAATGGGCGGATGTCAGGCCGAAATTGGCGTTTCGTCTTCTATGGCGGCGGCGGCACTTTGCGAATTAATGGGTGGAACTCCTGCTCAGGTTTTAATGGCTGCTGAAATCGCAATGGAACATCATTTAGGTTTAACATGCGATCCAATTGGCGGTTTGGTACAGATTCCTTGTATCGAAAGAAATACAATGGGTGCAATTAAAGCGATAAATGCTGCTGAATTAGCTTTAGAAACTGATTCTAAAAATGCTAAAGTTCCTTTAGACAAAGTGATCAACACAATGTGGGAAACAGCAAAAGATATGAATTCAAAATACAAAGAAACTTCTGAAGGAGGTCTTGCAATCGCTGTAAATATGGCTGATTGCTAA
- the panB gene encoding 3-methyl-2-oxobutanoate hydroxymethyltransferase, translating to MSVAKKDYKRITTKSLIEMKSNGEKISMLTAYDYTMAKIVDTAGVDVILVGDSASNVMAGHETTLPITLDQMIYHASSVVRAVERGLVVVDLPFGSYQSDSKEALRSSIRIMKESGAHAVKLEGGKEIKESIKKILNAGIPVMGHLGLTPQSIYKFGTYTVRAKEEEEADKLIEDAQMLEKVGCFAVVLEKIPAALAKKVAESISIPVIGIGAGGGVDGQVLVIHDMLGMNNEFSPRFLRRYLNLYEQMTQAIGQYAADVKSSDFPNASEQY from the coding sequence ATGTCAGTAGCAAAAAAAGATTATAAAAGAATCACAACAAAGTCATTAATTGAAATGAAAAGCAATGGAGAAAAAATCTCTATGCTTACTGCGTACGATTATACAATGGCTAAAATTGTTGATACCGCTGGTGTCGATGTAATTTTAGTTGGTGATTCGGCATCAAACGTAATGGCTGGTCACGAAACAACATTGCCAATTACTTTAGATCAAATGATTTATCATGCTTCTTCTGTAGTTCGCGCTGTAGAAAGAGGTTTGGTTGTAGTTGACTTGCCTTTTGGAAGTTATCAGTCAGATTCTAAAGAAGCCTTACGTTCTTCTATCAGAATCATGAAAGAAAGTGGTGCGCATGCTGTGAAACTTGAAGGTGGAAAAGAAATTAAAGAATCTATCAAAAAAATATTAAATGCTGGAATTCCAGTTATGGGACATTTAGGTCTAACTCCTCAATCTATCTATAAATTCGGAACTTATACTGTTCGTGCCAAAGAAGAAGAAGAAGCAGACAAGTTAATTGAAGATGCTCAAATGCTTGAAAAAGTAGGGTGCTTTGCTGTTGTTTTGGAAAAAATTCCAGCTGCTCTTGCTAAAAAAGTAGCAGAAAGCATTTCTATTCCTGTTATCGGAATTGGTGCCGGAGGCGGTGTTGACGGTCAAGTTTTAGTAATTCACGATATGTTAGGAATGAATAATGAGTTTAGTCCGCGTTTCTTACGCCGTTATTTAAATTTATACGAACAAATGACACAAGCAATTGGTCAATATGCTGCAGATGTTAAGTCTAGCGATTTTCCGAACGCTAGCGAACAATACTAA
- a CDS encoding RluA family pseudouridine synthase, with product MKIISTKDNLQVLHEDNHIIVVNKRVGDIVQGDKTGDKPLSDVVKEYIKAKYNKPGDVFLGVIHRLDRPTTGIVVFARTSKALSRMNELFSNRETKKTYWAVVKNKPIEASAKLVHYLKRNEKNNTSKAHLKEVPDSKLASLDYTIIKELQNYTALEINLHTGRHHQIRAQLSAIGSPIKGDLKYGADRSNPDGGIHLHARKLTFVHPVSKENVTIIAPTPDDPIWNAV from the coding sequence ATGAAAATTATTTCTACTAAAGACAATCTCCAAGTTTTACACGAAGACAATCACATAATTGTGGTCAATAAACGTGTGGGTGATATTGTACAGGGAGATAAAACAGGCGACAAACCTTTGTCTGATGTTGTAAAAGAATACATTAAAGCCAAATACAATAAACCTGGTGATGTTTTTTTAGGTGTTATTCATCGTTTGGATCGACCAACAACAGGAATTGTAGTTTTTGCGAGAACCAGTAAGGCTTTATCGCGAATGAATGAATTGTTTAGTAATCGCGAAACAAAAAAAACATATTGGGCTGTTGTAAAGAATAAACCAATTGAAGCGTCTGCTAAACTGGTTCATTATTTAAAACGAAATGAAAAAAATAATACTTCAAAAGCACATTTAAAAGAAGTTCCTGATAGCAAATTAGCAAGTTTAGATTATACCATAATTAAAGAACTTCAAAATTATACTGCGCTCGAAATCAATTTACATACGGGGCGTCATCATCAAATTCGTGCACAGTTATCTGCAATTGGTTCGCCAATTAAAGGAGACCTTAAATATGGCGCAGACCGAAGCAATCCGGATGGAGGAATTCATCTTCATGCCAGAAAACTCACTTTTGTGCATCCTGTTTCTAAAGAAAACGTTACGATTATTGCTCCTACGCCAGATGATCCAATTTGGAATGCTGTATGA
- a CDS encoding aldehyde dehydrogenase produces the protein MDYKSNIGYRKETLKKLLYNIQKSEDLIVKALYDDFKKPEFEAVLTETNYVISELKDVIKNINKWARPKRVLPSILNFPSSDYIYKEPYGDVLIIAPWNYPFQLALCPLVAAVAAGNRVVLKPSELTPHTSAVIAKIIEKTFHVNHVEVFEGGIEVSNKLLAQRWDYIFFTGSVAVGKIVAKTAAENLTPVTLELGGKNPCIIDETANLKLAAKRIVWGKFINAGQTCIAPDYILIQKNMKVNFISYLIEEIIKAYGKKIDKSPDFARIINTKNWYRLTNMIQNEHVLFGGESDANKLYIAPTLLEEPDLDSPVMKEEIFGPILPILVYENENDIEKIVSRYEKPLSFYIFSENNSFVQQLLSKYSFGGGCINDTVIHFSNNRLPFGGVGHSGIGAYHGKRSFDTFSHHKAIVKKGNWLDLPMRYAPYKDKLVSIKRILDWL, from the coding sequence ATGGATTATAAAAGTAACATCGGATATCGAAAGGAAACTCTAAAAAAGTTATTGTACAATATTCAGAAAAGTGAAGATTTAATTGTAAAAGCTTTGTACGATGACTTTAAAAAACCGGAGTTCGAAGCTGTTTTGACCGAAACCAATTATGTCATTTCAGAGCTTAAAGATGTTATAAAAAACATCAATAAATGGGCAAGACCCAAACGTGTCCTTCCATCCATTCTTAATTTTCCTTCTAGCGATTACATTTACAAAGAACCTTACGGAGATGTATTGATTATTGCGCCTTGGAATTATCCTTTTCAGCTGGCTTTATGTCCTCTGGTTGCTGCAGTTGCTGCAGGAAATAGAGTAGTTTTAAAACCTTCTGAACTTACGCCTCATACCTCTGCCGTAATTGCAAAAATTATAGAAAAAACTTTTCATGTTAATCATGTTGAAGTTTTTGAAGGCGGAATTGAAGTTTCTAATAAACTGCTTGCACAGCGCTGGGATTATATCTTTTTTACCGGAAGTGTCGCTGTTGGTAAAATTGTTGCAAAAACAGCAGCAGAAAACCTAACTCCTGTTACGCTCGAATTAGGAGGGAAAAATCCATGTATAATTGACGAAACTGCCAATTTAAAGCTCGCCGCAAAACGAATTGTCTGGGGGAAATTTATCAATGCTGGCCAAACTTGCATTGCTCCTGATTATATTCTGATTCAGAAAAACATGAAGGTTAATTTCATTTCTTATCTAATTGAGGAAATCATAAAAGCGTATGGCAAAAAAATAGACAAATCTCCCGATTTCGCTAGAATTATAAATACAAAAAATTGGTACCGACTAACCAATATGATTCAAAATGAACATGTTTTATTTGGAGGAGAAAGCGATGCCAACAAACTTTATATTGCCCCAACACTTCTTGAAGAGCCAGATTTGGACAGTCCGGTTATGAAAGAAGAAATCTTCGGTCCGATTCTTCCAATTCTAGTTTACGAAAATGAAAATGACATCGAAAAGATTGTCAGCCGATATGAGAAACCTCTTTCATTTTATATTTTTAGCGAAAATAATTCATTCGTTCAGCAATTACTTTCAAAATATTCCTTTGGAGGTGGCTGTATCAACGACACTGTGATTCATTTTTCTAACAATAGATTACCTTTTGGCGGTGTTGGTCATAGCGGAATTGGAGCTTATCATGGCAAACGAAGCTTCGACACATTTTCTCATCATAAAGCAATTGTAAAAAAAGGAAACTGGTTGGATTTGCCTATGCGTTATGCACCTTACAAAGACAAACTGGTTTCAATAAAACGAATTTTAGACTGGTTATAA